In Rariglobus hedericola, the following proteins share a genomic window:
- the floA gene encoding flotillin-like protein FloA (flotillin-like protein involved in membrane lipid rafts) — MNWFLIVVIGLPVLIIGGIVLSFFSVWLRAWLAGAYVGIVTLVAMRLRQVPYGLVVDARITAKKAGIDISIDDIEAHFLAGGNVVPTIQALIAAQKAGIELSWNRACAIDLATKGSGKSVVEAVRTSVDPKVIDCPNPESGRTTIDGVAKDGIQVRVRARVTVRTNLDRFVGGAKEETIIARVGEGIVTTIGSAESYKVVFESPDSISKTVLARGLDVGTAFEILSIDIADVDVGENVGAKLQEAQAEANKSIAQAQAEIRRAAAVAVEQEMKARVQEMQAEVVRAQAEVPKALAEAFRSGRLGVMDYYKMENVKADTEMRSAIAKPEGHK, encoded by the coding sequence ATGAACTGGTTCCTCATCGTTGTTATTGGTCTGCCCGTCCTCATCATCGGCGGCATTGTTTTGTCGTTCTTCAGCGTATGGCTGCGCGCCTGGTTGGCGGGCGCCTACGTCGGTATCGTTACGTTGGTGGCGATGCGCCTGCGTCAGGTGCCTTATGGTTTGGTGGTCGATGCCCGCATCACTGCCAAGAAGGCCGGCATCGATATCTCCATCGATGACATCGAGGCGCATTTCCTCGCCGGTGGTAATGTCGTCCCCACGATCCAAGCGCTGATCGCGGCTCAAAAGGCCGGCATCGAGCTGAGCTGGAACCGCGCCTGCGCGATCGATCTCGCGACCAAGGGCTCCGGTAAATCCGTGGTTGAAGCCGTGCGCACGAGCGTCGATCCGAAGGTGATCGACTGCCCCAATCCCGAGTCCGGCCGCACGACCATCGATGGCGTGGCCAAGGACGGCATTCAGGTGCGCGTGCGAGCCCGCGTGACGGTGCGCACGAATCTGGATCGTTTCGTCGGTGGTGCGAAGGAAGAGACCATCATCGCCCGCGTGGGTGAAGGCATCGTGACGACCATCGGTTCGGCCGAAAGCTACAAGGTGGTCTTCGAGTCGCCGGACAGCATTTCGAAGACGGTGCTCGCGCGCGGTCTCGATGTGGGCACGGCGTTTGAAATCCTTTCCATCGACATCGCCGACGTGGACGTGGGCGAGAACGTCGGTGCGAAGTTGCAGGAAGCGCAGGCCGAGGCGAACAAGTCCATCGCCCAGGCGCAGGCGGAAATCCGCCGTGCGGCCGCCGTCGCCGTTGAACAGGAAATGAAGGCCCGCGTGCAGGAGATGCAGGCCGAGGTGGTTCGCGCGCAGGCCGAGGTGCCGAAGGCGCTGGCCGAGGCGTTCCGTTCGGGCCGCTTGGGCGTGATGGATTATTACAAGATGGAAAACGTGAAGGCGGATACCGAGATGCGCTCCGCCATCGCCAAGCCCGAAGGTCACAAGTAA
- a CDS encoding aldose epimerase, giving the protein MEKVSYLGKTLTRWQVGNSTFLALPEHGARLMNWHLALGDSTTRDILYWPEDANFDEFHKVRGGNPILFPFNARTFEAGELGYWRDPAGVRRVMPMHGFARQGEFKVTRLDARGFTAVLVPSDEAKQAYPFNYEFSVAYRFSELGLACELTLRNLDTQPIPWSAGHHFYFTMPWAEGQTRGDYIIRIPSTRTHRQDPAGKLIPGPALKPEERLDNPALIDAIHLGLKSNAVSFGPAAGPGSVTVRNGTAAVPPAEAAFVTWSGSPESPYYCVEPWMGPPNAPETKVGLHWVQPGQAQSFVVEIAVK; this is encoded by the coding sequence ATGGAAAAGGTGTCCTATCTCGGAAAAACGCTCACACGCTGGCAGGTCGGCAATTCGACGTTCCTCGCCTTGCCCGAACACGGTGCACGCCTGATGAACTGGCACCTCGCCCTCGGCGACAGCACCACGCGCGATATTCTCTACTGGCCCGAGGATGCCAATTTCGACGAATTCCACAAAGTCCGCGGCGGCAACCCGATCTTGTTTCCGTTCAACGCCCGCACGTTCGAAGCCGGTGAGCTCGGCTATTGGCGCGATCCCGCCGGCGTGCGCCGCGTCATGCCGATGCATGGTTTCGCCCGCCAGGGTGAGTTCAAAGTCACGCGACTCGACGCGCGCGGCTTCACCGCCGTGCTCGTTCCGAGTGACGAAGCGAAACAGGCATATCCCTTTAACTACGAGTTCAGCGTCGCCTACCGTTTCTCCGAGCTCGGCCTCGCCTGCGAACTCACGCTGCGCAACCTCGACACGCAACCGATCCCGTGGAGCGCAGGTCACCATTTTTATTTCACGATGCCGTGGGCCGAGGGCCAGACGCGCGGCGATTACATCATCCGCATTCCTTCGACGCGCACCCATCGCCAGGATCCCGCCGGCAAACTCATTCCCGGTCCCGCGCTGAAGCCCGAGGAGCGTCTTGATAACCCCGCGTTGATCGACGCGATCCACCTCGGCCTCAAGTCCAACGCCGTTAGCTTCGGCCCCGCCGCCGGCCCCGGTTCCGTCACCGTGCGCAACGGCACCGCCGCCGTCCCGCCCGCCGAGGCGGCGTTCGTCACTTGGTCCGGCTCGCCCGAATCGCCGTATTATTGCGTCGAACCGTGGATGGGACCGCCCAATGCACCCGAGACGAAAGTCGGTCTTCACTGGGTGCAACCCGGCCAGGCGCAAAGCTTTGTCGTCGAGATCGCCGTAAAATAA
- a CDS encoding NfeD family protein, which yields MNTIIMFFIAGAVLLAAEVFVPGAILGIFAAIALLVGVVLSFVDYGSMGGWIAIAAALGLTGVTLWFEFMILPKTALGRRLFLKAEISGASQPPLAERETMVGQAGVADTTLAPSGYVIVAWKRYEAYSRAGLIAKGETLRVVELDNFRLIVQKN from the coding sequence ATGAACACGATCATCATGTTTTTTATCGCGGGTGCTGTGCTGCTCGCAGCCGAAGTGTTCGTGCCGGGCGCGATCTTGGGGATTTTTGCGGCGATCGCGCTGCTGGTCGGCGTGGTGTTGTCATTCGTCGATTACGGATCGATGGGAGGCTGGATCGCCATCGCGGCGGCTCTCGGGCTCACGGGTGTCACGTTGTGGTTCGAGTTTATGATTCTGCCGAAGACCGCGCTGGGGCGGCGACTTTTTCTCAAGGCCGAGATCTCGGGGGCGAGCCAGCCGCCGCTCGCGGAGCGCGAGACCATGGTGGGGCAGGCGGGCGTGGCCGACACGACGCTGGCGCCCAGCGGCTACGTGATTGTCGCCTGGAAACGCTACGAGGCGTATTCGCGCGCAGGGCTGATCGCCAAGGGCGAGACGCTGCGTGTGGTGGAACTCGATAATTTTCGTCTGATTGTCCAAAAAAACTAA
- a CDS encoding helix-turn-helix domain-containing protein, protein MQTIGERLEEARKRKGISIREAAEATKIRGDYLHKYENNQFDIKLPEIYVRGFLRTYATYLKLSGDKIINDYHALGLGDAAKNGRAINREVYGRMDISVATAKAGNVGEAPSAAAAAMTPGADVVPNDKNPATFRPRAPGGLNLDPNLILKGSALVCGVIVLVLLLIWGIGALTGPKADKIPWVQPQAGERALGIVATANTELVSVTDSSGTVLYRGPVKAGETKLIPWNQALVLTTQTPQNIQIDHRGNRFPLKDVTTPMRAPKPNE, encoded by the coding sequence ATGCAGACCATCGGCGAACGCCTCGAAGAAGCCCGTAAGCGCAAAGGCATCTCCATCCGTGAAGCCGCCGAAGCGACCAAGATCCGCGGCGACTACCTGCACAAATACGAGAACAACCAGTTTGATATCAAACTGCCCGAAATTTACGTGCGCGGCTTCCTCCGCACCTACGCCACTTACCTGAAGCTCTCCGGCGACAAGATCATCAACGATTACCACGCGCTCGGTCTCGGTGACGCCGCCAAAAACGGCCGCGCCATCAACCGCGAGGTCTATGGCCGCATGGATATCAGCGTCGCCACCGCCAAGGCCGGCAACGTTGGCGAAGCGCCTTCGGCCGCCGCCGCTGCGATGACGCCCGGCGCCGATGTCGTTCCCAACGACAAAAACCCCGCCACCTTCCGCCCTCGCGCACCCGGCGGCCTCAACCTCGACCCCAATCTCATTCTTAAAGGCAGCGCTCTGGTCTGCGGCGTGATCGTCCTCGTGCTCCTGCTCATCTGGGGCATCGGCGCCCTCACCGGTCCCAAGGCCGACAAAATTCCTTGGGTCCAGCCTCAAGCCGGCGAACGCGCCCTCGGCATCGTCGCCACCGCCAACACCGAGCTGGTCAGCGTGACCGACAGCTCCGGCACCGTTCTCTACCGCGGCCCCGTCAAGGCCGGCGAAACGAAACTCATCCCGTGGAACCAGGCGCTCGTCCTCACCACGCAGACGCCGCAAAACATCCAGATCGACCACCGCGGAAACCGTTTCCCGCTCAAGGATGTCACCACCCCGATGCGTGCTCCCAAGCCCAACGAGTAA
- a CDS encoding type I phosphomannose isomerase catalytic subunit, translating to MSSFLRLKPLYQDRVWGGRALESALDRTLPPDRPIGESWEIVDRPEAQSVLSGGEFDGRTLREVIAGNTAAIMGPQWPADRPFPILVKWLDCKERLSLQVHPPAAVAPELKGEPKTENWYIAACEPGSKLIVGLKRGVTRTQFEKALTDLTLEDCVHRFPVKAGDSILVHSGQIHAIDGGNLILEIQQNSDTTYRVYDWGRVGLDGKPRAMHVEQSLKSIKWDDFEPEPIRGVRAPATIANAKEFRIRRVPLAERAELTFEAGEQPRILSVVEGKLITPDGEVLTRGDNIIIPYSVKNSFIAQSDTLTLVTENFC from the coding sequence ATGTCATCGTTTCTTCGTTTAAAACCTCTCTATCAGGATCGCGTGTGGGGCGGCCGTGCACTCGAAAGCGCGCTCGACCGGACGCTGCCGCCGGATCGTCCCATCGGTGAAAGCTGGGAGATCGTTGATCGCCCCGAGGCACAATCCGTCTTGAGTGGCGGGGAATTTGACGGCCGGACTTTGCGCGAAGTCATTGCGGGCAACACCGCCGCGATCATGGGCCCGCAGTGGCCGGCGGATCGCCCGTTTCCGATTCTGGTGAAATGGCTCGATTGCAAAGAGCGTCTCAGCCTTCAGGTGCATCCGCCTGCTGCGGTTGCGCCGGAGTTGAAGGGCGAGCCGAAGACCGAGAACTGGTATATCGCCGCATGCGAACCCGGTTCTAAGCTCATCGTCGGCCTGAAGAGGGGCGTCACACGCACGCAGTTTGAAAAGGCGCTCACCGACCTCACGCTCGAGGACTGCGTGCATCGTTTTCCGGTGAAAGCCGGTGATTCGATTCTCGTGCACAGCGGCCAGATCCATGCGATCGACGGCGGAAATCTCATTCTCGAGATCCAGCAAAACTCCGACACGACCTATCGCGTTTACGATTGGGGCCGCGTCGGTCTCGATGGCAAACCCCGCGCGATGCACGTCGAACAATCGTTGAAATCCATCAAGTGGGACGATTTCGAGCCCGAGCCGATCCGTGGCGTGCGCGCTCCGGCAACTATCGCGAACGCGAAGGAGTTCCGCATTCGCCGCGTGCCGCTGGCCGAGCGTGCAGAGCTCACGTTTGAAGCCGGTGAACAGCCGCGCATCCTCAGCGTCGTCGAGGGCAAGCTGATCACGCCCGACGGCGAAGTGCTTACCCGGGGCGATAATATCATCATCCCTTACTCGGTAAAAAATTCATTTATCGCGCAAAGTGACACGCTTACGCTAGTCACCGAGAACTTTTGCTGA
- a CDS encoding NfeD family protein, whose amino-acid sequence MTRVFLTLLAAIVFPAMIQAQALEAAPAEPAAKASAKTVVVIPVREAIDKPILYVLRRGMKEAIEKKADVVVLDMETPGGRLDVTFDIMEALEKFEGTTITFVNKEAISAGAFISATTKEIWFSPRGIIGAAAAVSGDGKDIDTTMQLKINSFLRAKIRAMSEGEPYRGAAVSAMLDKDYELKIGEEVLKPKGELLSLTATEASKSYGDPAQPLLAAGIATDVNDLLTQKYGAGNFTVQRLEVTWSEELAQYLNAWSPILMGLGLLAVFIEFKTPGFGFFGISGGILLGIVFFGHYAAGLSGHEPVLVFVVGVLLVATEIFFFPGVIVAALSGLLLMLGALVWSMADLWPNEPVSINSEVFTQPLVNMGLGLLVAGVLAVLFARFMPRGWFWDKMILQAAINADSQGAATGSTESGALTGRRGIAATALMPSGQIEIDGRRYEARVVVGMIEAGAAVVVVKRSDFGLVVESADS is encoded by the coding sequence ATGACGCGCGTTTTTCTTACCCTGCTCGCCGCCATCGTGTTTCCCGCGATGATTCAGGCGCAGGCATTGGAGGCTGCTCCGGCGGAGCCCGCAGCCAAAGCGTCCGCCAAAACGGTGGTCGTGATTCCGGTGCGCGAGGCGATCGACAAGCCTATCCTCTACGTGCTGCGCCGCGGGATGAAGGAAGCCATTGAGAAAAAGGCGGATGTGGTGGTGCTCGACATGGAGACGCCCGGCGGCCGGCTCGACGTGACCTTCGACATCATGGAAGCGCTGGAGAAATTTGAGGGCACCACGATCACCTTCGTGAACAAAGAGGCGATCTCGGCCGGTGCGTTTATCTCGGCGACAACCAAGGAAATCTGGTTTTCTCCGCGCGGAATCATCGGCGCAGCGGCGGCGGTTTCGGGAGACGGCAAAGACATCGACACGACGATGCAGCTCAAAATTAACAGTTTCCTGCGCGCCAAGATTCGCGCGATGTCCGAGGGCGAGCCCTATCGTGGGGCGGCGGTCTCCGCGATGCTCGACAAGGATTATGAACTCAAGATCGGCGAGGAAGTGCTGAAGCCGAAGGGCGAGTTACTCTCGCTCACCGCGACGGAGGCGAGCAAGAGCTACGGGGACCCGGCGCAACCGTTGCTGGCGGCCGGTATCGCGACGGACGTGAATGATCTGCTCACGCAAAAATACGGTGCGGGTAATTTTACCGTGCAGCGCCTCGAGGTGACGTGGTCCGAGGAGCTGGCCCAATATCTCAATGCGTGGTCGCCGATTCTCATGGGACTCGGATTGCTGGCCGTGTTCATCGAATTCAAGACCCCGGGCTTTGGTTTCTTTGGCATCTCCGGCGGCATTTTGTTGGGCATTGTATTTTTTGGCCACTACGCGGCGGGCTTGTCGGGGCACGAACCGGTGCTGGTGTTTGTGGTCGGCGTGTTGCTGGTTGCGACCGAGATTTTCTTTTTCCCCGGAGTGATCGTGGCGGCGTTGAGCGGCTTGTTGTTGATGCTCGGTGCACTGGTCTGGTCGATGGCCGACCTGTGGCCGAATGAACCGGTCTCGATCAACAGCGAGGTGTTTACCCAGCCGCTGGTCAACATGGGGCTCGGCCTGCTGGTGGCGGGGGTGCTCGCGGTGTTGTTCGCCCGGTTCATGCCGCGCGGCTGGTTCTGGGATAAGATGATTCTGCAGGCGGCCATCAATGCCGACTCGCAGGGCGCGGCCACCGGCTCGACGGAGTCCGGCGCGCTCACCGGCCGTCGTGGTATCGCGGCAACGGCGCTCATGCCCTCGGGCCAGATTGAAATCGATGGACGTCGTTATGAGGCCCGCGTGGTTGTGGGTATGATCGAAGCCGGTGCGGCCGTCGTGGTCGTTAAACGCAGTGACTTCGGACTCGTGGTGGAAAGCGCCGACTCATGA
- a CDS encoding phasin family protein has product MIDLIKKTLLAGVGAAVITKEKVEDTLDDYVRQGKVKAEDAKIIASKIAEQGRKEFEDVSQALAAKIQDLASRGTDKTDPRIAALEQRIRDLEAKLATPPSRAGEP; this is encoded by the coding sequence ATGATCGATCTTATCAAAAAAACCCTCCTCGCCGGCGTCGGCGCCGCTGTCATCACCAAGGAAAAAGTCGAAGACACGCTCGATGACTACGTGCGTCAGGGCAAAGTGAAAGCCGAGGATGCCAAGATCATCGCCTCCAAAATCGCCGAGCAGGGCCGCAAGGAATTCGAAGACGTCAGCCAGGCCCTCGCCGCCAAGATTCAAGACCTCGCTTCGCGCGGCACCGACAAAACCGACCCGCGCATTGCCGCCCTCGAACAACGCATCCGCGACCTCGAAGCCAAGCTCGCCACGCCTCCCTCCCGCGCCGGCGAACCGTGA
- a CDS encoding Sec-independent protein translocase subunit TatA/TatB, producing the protein MSSLLLSLAFIEGLGGGEMVLIFFVILLLFGGKRLPELARGLGKSVREFKKATAGVEDQIKRALDDDEPEVRPVRKKTVYTAPPAVIEPVVTIDTLETPVAPPVTPPPADDSTPPPEKPAA; encoded by the coding sequence ATGTCCTCCCTGTTACTTTCCCTCGCCTTCATCGAAGGCCTCGGTGGCGGCGAAATGGTTCTCATTTTCTTCGTCATCCTGCTCCTGTTCGGCGGCAAACGCCTGCCAGAACTGGCTCGCGGGCTCGGCAAGTCCGTCCGCGAATTCAAAAAGGCCACCGCCGGCGTCGAAGATCAAATCAAGCGCGCCCTCGATGACGACGAACCCGAGGTTCGCCCCGTCCGCAAAAAAACCGTCTACACCGCTCCGCCCGCCGTCATCGAGCCCGTCGTCACGATCGATACGCTCGAGACGCCCGTGGCTCCTCCCGTCACGCCGCCTCCGGCCGACGACTCGACTCCTCCGCCGGAAAAGCCTGCGGCTTAA
- a CDS encoding nucleotide exchange factor GrpE, with protein sequence MNETEPTNPDPQTTTSADNVAPEAPAAGPDLSEQLAAAKKESADNYDRYVRSVADLDNHRRRTVREKDELRQFASSRVLEDLLPVIDNLGLGLAAAKAPNADLKTLVGGISMVAEQLKSSLASHGLKEVNPVAQPFDPNLHEAISQQPSADVAEGSVVTVVRVGFTLNGRLLRPASVIVSTGPATEQSA encoded by the coding sequence ATGAACGAGACAGAACCGACCAACCCAGATCCGCAGACCACCACTTCCGCCGATAATGTCGCGCCCGAGGCTCCCGCCGCCGGTCCCGACCTGAGTGAGCAGCTTGCCGCCGCGAAGAAAGAATCGGCCGACAACTACGACCGTTACGTCCGCTCGGTCGCCGATCTTGATAATCACCGTCGCCGCACCGTCCGCGAAAAAGATGAGCTCCGTCAATTCGCCTCATCGCGCGTGCTCGAAGACCTCCTGCCCGTGATCGACAATCTCGGTCTCGGCCTCGCCGCCGCCAAGGCGCCCAACGCCGATTTGAAGACGCTCGTCGGTGGTATTTCGATGGTGGCCGAGCAGCTCAAGTCATCGCTCGCGAGCCACGGCCTCAAAGAGGTCAATCCCGTCGCCCAGCCCTTCGATCCGAATTTGCACGAGGCGATCTCGCAGCAGCCCAGCGCCGATGTCGCTGAAGGCTCCGTCGTCACCGTGGTGCGCGTTGGCTTCACCCTGAACGGTCGCTTGCTGCGTCCCGCCTCGGTGATTGTTTCCACCGGCCCCGCCACCGAGCAGTCCGCCTAA
- a CDS encoding FtsK/SpoIIIE family DNA translocase, whose product MPKPASSTVNTVPSFQPPRTRPRWIAASSCLLIGLLVTVAFLDFDPEQSRQTGTNFRQAAPNLVGSVGAEFTWWSIHTIGVSIWLLPPFLFWMTYLALRNAKQFAATRVIAMVICVVSASALASMVTSFGKTQYFTEGLGGLLGDLVYTGLFRDTLGVFGTVLLLGTTYILGFVFILVRDIGTEFDKLIHAFHAWRERRAAVRAEAADLRAQLKASADKRKIEAKTAAPAASIVAAPPPNKKLTLPRTGNTASPFAPKTDDESKPAAIVAAVDTPPPVAPVAPRINRGPAKPEGTLESLPAGLGPVSIVKPEETKKAKAPAVPLIEENYEFPSLSLLKEQSAASADGTDEEYAKNMADLVRILGEFGVTVTPGEIHVGPVITCYEVAPAPGVRVEKIAGLDKNIALGMRAQSVRILAPIPGKAAVGVEIPNRVPTPVGMREILESEDWSSAKAEIPIALGKDVSGKPLISDLAKMPHLLIAGATGSGKSVCINSIIASIVYRKSPKDLRLIMVDPKVVELKVFNTLPHMLIPVVTEPKKVPAALKWLLGEMEQRYQIFAKVGVRNIAGFNTRKKSGAADFPSADAQQSLDGVDPLAADDGLDIPEKLPYIVAIIDELADLMMVAPAEIETSIARLAQLARAAGIHLIIATQRPSVNVITGVIKANLPSRIAFQVASQIDSRTILDGKGAETLIGRGDMLFSPPGSSRLVRAQGAFVSDEEVQDFVEFLKKNGPPQYASSVQQQIDRDAAGEEESSESGDSDMGDDEELFNQALDVIKSTKRASTSMIQRRLRIGYNRAARIMDLMEDKGIVGPENGSSPREILKDLDSI is encoded by the coding sequence ATGCCCAAGCCAGCGAGTTCAACTGTAAACACCGTCCCGTCCTTCCAGCCACCGCGCACCCGTCCGCGGTGGATCGCCGCAAGCTCGTGCCTGCTGATCGGCCTGCTGGTGACCGTGGCCTTCCTGGACTTCGACCCTGAGCAAAGCCGCCAGACGGGCACCAATTTCCGTCAGGCCGCCCCCAATCTCGTCGGCAGCGTCGGCGCCGAATTCACTTGGTGGTCCATTCATACCATCGGCGTGAGCATCTGGTTGCTGCCTCCGTTTTTGTTTTGGATGACGTATCTCGCGCTGCGCAACGCCAAGCAGTTCGCCGCCACGCGCGTCATCGCCATGGTGATCTGCGTCGTCAGCGCATCGGCGCTCGCCTCGATGGTCACGAGCTTCGGTAAAACCCAGTATTTCACCGAAGGCCTCGGCGGATTGCTCGGCGATCTCGTTTACACCGGTCTCTTCAGGGACACGCTGGGAGTCTTCGGCACCGTGCTGCTCCTCGGCACCACTTACATTCTCGGCTTCGTCTTCATTCTGGTGCGCGACATCGGCACCGAGTTTGACAAGCTCATCCACGCTTTCCACGCTTGGCGCGAACGCCGCGCCGCTGTCCGTGCCGAGGCCGCCGATCTCCGCGCTCAACTCAAAGCCAGCGCCGATAAACGCAAGATCGAGGCCAAGACCGCCGCCCCCGCCGCCTCAATCGTGGCCGCACCGCCGCCCAACAAAAAACTCACGCTGCCGCGCACCGGCAACACCGCCTCGCCCTTCGCCCCGAAGACCGACGACGAGTCCAAACCCGCCGCGATCGTTGCCGCCGTCGATACGCCGCCGCCCGTTGCTCCCGTAGCGCCCCGCATCAATCGCGGCCCCGCCAAACCCGAGGGCACGCTCGAGTCGTTGCCCGCCGGCCTCGGCCCCGTCTCGATCGTCAAACCCGAGGAAACCAAAAAGGCCAAGGCCCCCGCGGTTCCGCTCATCGAGGAAAACTACGAGTTCCCTTCGCTCTCGCTGCTGAAAGAACAATCCGCCGCCTCCGCCGACGGCACCGACGAAGAATACGCCAAAAACATGGCCGACCTCGTCCGCATTCTCGGCGAATTCGGCGTCACAGTCACCCCGGGCGAGATCCATGTCGGTCCGGTGATCACGTGCTACGAAGTCGCTCCCGCTCCCGGCGTGCGCGTCGAAAAAATCGCCGGCCTCGACAAGAACATCGCCCTCGGCATGCGCGCGCAGTCCGTGCGTATTCTCGCCCCGATTCCCGGCAAAGCCGCCGTCGGCGTGGAAATCCCCAACCGCGTCCCGACGCCGGTCGGCATGCGCGAGATTCTTGAGTCCGAAGACTGGTCGTCCGCGAAGGCCGAGATTCCCATCGCGCTCGGCAAGGATGTGTCCGGCAAGCCGCTCATCTCCGACCTCGCCAAGATGCCGCATCTCCTGATCGCCGGTGCCACCGGCTCGGGCAAATCGGTGTGCATCAACTCCATCATCGCCTCCATCGTCTATCGCAAAAGCCCGAAGGACCTGCGTCTCATCATGGTGGATCCAAAGGTCGTTGAGCTCAAAGTCTTCAACACCCTTCCGCACATGCTCATCCCCGTGGTGACCGAGCCGAAGAAGGTCCCCGCCGCCCTTAAGTGGCTGCTCGGCGAGATGGAACAACGCTACCAGATCTTCGCCAAGGTCGGCGTGCGCAACATCGCAGGTTTCAACACCCGCAAGAAATCCGGCGCGGCCGATTTCCCTTCGGCCGACGCCCAGCAATCCCTCGACGGTGTGGACCCGCTGGCCGCCGATGACGGTCTCGATATCCCCGAGAAACTCCCCTACATCGTCGCCATCATCGACGAACTCGCCGACCTCATGATGGTCGCGCCCGCCGAGATCGAGACCAGCATCGCCCGCCTCGCCCAGCTCGCCCGCGCCGCCGGCATCCACCTCATCATCGCCACGCAGCGCCCGTCGGTGAACGTCATCACCGGCGTCATCAAAGCCAACTTGCCCTCGCGTATCGCGTTCCAAGTCGCCTCGCAGATCGACTCCCGCACCATTCTCGATGGCAAAGGCGCCGAGACGCTCATCGGTCGCGGCGATATGTTGTTCTCGCCTCCCGGCAGCTCGCGTCTCGTGCGTGCACAAGGCGCCTTCGTCTCCGACGAAGAGGTCCAGGACTTCGTCGAGTTCCTCAAGAAGAACGGCCCGCCCCAATACGCCTCGTCCGTCCAGCAACAGATCGATCGCGACGCAGCCGGCGAAGAAGAATCCTCCGAAAGTGGCGACAGCGACATGGGCGACGACGAGGAGTTGTTCAACCAGGCGCTCGACGTCATCAAATCCACCAAGCGCGCCTCGACCTCGATGATCCAGCGCCGCCTGCGCATCGGTTACAACCGCGCCGCCCGCATCATGGACCTCATGGAAGACAAGGGCATCGTCGGTCCCGAAAACGGCTCCAGCCCGCGCGAAATCCTCAAGGATCTCGACTCGATCTAA
- a CDS encoding MFS transporter — MSSSASSAARAATSERGILFTLAGVQFTHIMDFMIMMPLGAGLMRVFNISPTQFSYLVAAYGLAAAITGFAGGFFIDRLDRKRALLWLYAGFGLATLGCAFAPTFHWLLAARVAAGAFGGVAGSIVMAIVSDVIPPERRGRGMAVVMSAFPLASVIGIPTGLILVDMFEWHAPFLMLAGLSVPIWFVASRFLPALPPSPIKTHPVRQMWEIMTHGIHLRGFMVTAALVFAGASVVPFMSPSLVANTGLSESQLKFVYLFGGAATFITTSFFGRLTDRHDKIHVLAGVTVFSIATAIVVTHLGPTPIWLTLIVTTVFFVTMAGRFTPTMAMISNAVEQRYRGGFMSVNSAVQQAAGGLANIVAGMLITREATSGRLIGYPRVGWIAVSAFILTVVLAWRLRSIAPHASRPGHTAITPIVAE, encoded by the coding sequence ATGTCTTCCTCCGCCTCGTCCGCCGCCCGTGCCGCCACGTCCGAACGCGGAATTTTGTTCACGTTGGCCGGCGTGCAGTTCACGCACATCATGGATTTCATGATCATGATGCCGCTCGGTGCCGGCCTCATGCGGGTGTTCAATATCTCGCCCACGCAATTCAGCTATCTTGTGGCCGCCTACGGGCTCGCCGCCGCCATCACGGGATTTGCCGGCGGTTTCTTCATCGACCGCCTGGATCGAAAACGCGCGCTATTGTGGCTCTACGCAGGCTTCGGATTGGCCACGCTCGGCTGTGCGTTTGCCCCGACGTTCCACTGGTTGCTCGCCGCGCGCGTGGCCGCCGGTGCTTTCGGTGGCGTCGCCGGTTCCATCGTCATGGCCATCGTGAGCGACGTGATTCCGCCCGAACGGCGCGGACGCGGCATGGCCGTGGTGATGTCCGCGTTTCCCCTCGCCTCGGTCATCGGCATTCCCACCGGGTTGATCTTGGTCGACATGTTTGAATGGCACGCACCGTTTCTGATGCTCGCCGGCCTGAGCGTGCCCATCTGGTTCGTCGCCTCGCGGTTTCTGCCCGCTCTGCCACCGTCGCCCATCAAAACGCATCCCGTGCGGCAGATGTGGGAGATCATGACCCACGGCATTCACTTGCGCGGTTTTATGGTCACCGCGGCGCTGGTGTTCGCCGGTGCTTCCGTAGTGCCATTCATGTCGCCTTCGCTGGTGGCCAACACCGGCCTCTCCGAATCGCAGCTTAAATTCGTCTATCTCTTCGGCGGTGCGGCCACCTTCATCACGACCAGCTTCTTCGGGCGCCTCACCGACCGCCACGACAAGATCCATGTGCTCGCCGGCGTGACGGTCTTCTCCATCGCGACCGCCATCGTGGTAACCCATCTCGGCCCCACGCCCATCTGGCTCACGTTGATTGTGACCACGGTTTTTTTCGTCACCATGGCCGGTCGTTTCACGCCCACGATGGCGATGATCAGCAACGCCGTGGAGCAACGTTATCGCGGCGGTTTCATGAGCGTGAACTCCGCCGTGCAACAAGCCGCCGGCGGTCTGGCCAACATCGTCGCGGGCATGCTCATCACCCGCGAAGCGACCAGCGGACGCCTCATCGGTTACCCACGCGTCGGCTGGATCGCCGTGAGCGCTTTCATCCTGACCGTGGTGCTCGCGTGGCGCCTGCGCTCGATCGCACCGCATGCGTCCCGACCGGGCCATACCGCGATCACCCCGATCGTCGCCGAATAA